In the genome of Delphinus delphis chromosome 15, mDelDel1.2, whole genome shotgun sequence, one region contains:
- the SLC2A10 gene encoding solute carrier family 2, facilitated glucose transporter member 10 isoform X2: protein MIGRMHEWMGRPSLFLALCASVSLLGGLTFGYELAVISGALLPLQLDFGLSCSEQELLVGSLLLGALLASLVGGFLIDRYGRKQAILGSNLVLLAGSLSLSLASSLAWLVLGRSVAGFAISLSSMACCIYVSELVGPRQRGVLVSLYEAGITVGILLSYALNYALAGALWGWRHMFGWATAPALLQSLSLLLLPPGTVEAAAHRDLIPLQGGEATKLGLGRPRYSFLDLFRTRDNMRGRTMVGLGLVLCQQLTGQPNVLCYASTIFHSVGFRGASSAVLASVGLGAVKVAATLTAMGLVDRVGRRALLIAGCALMALSVSGIGLVSFAVPMDSGPSCLAVPNATRLSGFPGDSGLPSGLAPPLRPMTDQSPGQPVLSTSEKTKPHPGAGDPTALPLPALSIMPAARPSPAPEHALLHWTALVCMMLFVSAFSFSFGPVTWLVLSEVYPVEIRGRAFAFCNSFNWAANLFISLSFLDLIGAIGLSWTFLLYGLTAVFGLGFIYLFVPETKGQSLTEIDQQFQKRRFALSFGHRQSSAGIQYSRIEVSAAC, encoded by the exons ATGATTGGACGGATGCATGAATGGATGG GCCGACCCTCACTCTTCCTGGCACTGTGTGCCTCTGTGTCTTTGCTGGGCGGCCTGACCTTTGGCTATGAACTGGCAGTCATATCGGGTGCCCTACTGCCACTTCAGCTTGACTTTGGGCTAAGCTGCTCGGAACAGGAGCTCCTGGTGGGCAGTCTGCTCCTGGGGGCTCTCCTTGCCTCCCTGGTAGGGGGCTTCCTCATCGACCGCTATGGCAGGAAGCAAGCCATCCTCGGGAGCAACTTGGTGCTGTTGGCGGGCAGCCTGAGCCTGAGCCTGGCCAGCTCCCTGGCCTGGCTGGTCCTGGGCCGCTCAGTGGCTGGCTTTGCCATCTCCCTCTCCTCCATGGCCTGCTGTATCTACGTGTCAGAGCTGGTTGGGCCACGGCAGCGGGGAGTACTGGTGTCCCTCTACGAGGCAGGCATCACCGTGGGCATCCTGCTCTCCTATGCACTCAACTACGCGCTGGCCGGTGCCCTCTGGGGCTGGAGGCATATGTTCGGCTGGGCCACTGCGCCTGCTCTCCTGCAGTCCctcagcctcctcctcctcccccctggTACAGTTGAGGCTGCAGCCCACAGGGACCTCATCCCCCTCCAGGGAGGCGAGGCCACGAagctgggcctggggaggccAAGATACTCCTTCCTGGACCTCTTCAGGACCAGGGATAACATGAGAGGCCGGACcatggtggggctggggctggtgcTTTGCCAGCAGCTGACAGGGCAGCCCAACGTGCTGTGCTACGCCTCCACCATCTTCCATTCAGTCGGCTTCCGTGGGGCCTCCTCGGCTGTGCTGGCCTCCGTGGGGCTTGGCGCCGTGAAGGTGGCAGCCACCCTGACCGCCATGGGGCTGGTGGACCGAGTGGGCCGCAGGGCCCTGTTAATCGCTGGCTGTGCGCTCATGGCCCTGTCGGTCAGCGGCATAGGCCTTGTCAGCTTTGCTGTGCCCATGGACTCAGGCCCGAGTTGCCTGGCCGTGCCCAATGCCACTCGgctgtcaggcttccctggagaCTCTGGCCTGCCCAGTGGCTTGGCTCCGCCTCTGCGGCCAATGACCGACCAGAGCCCAGGGCAGCCAGTCTTGTCAACCTCTGAGAAAACCAAGCCTCATCCGGGAGCTGGGGACCCCACTGCCCTTCCTCTGCCAGCCTTAAGCATCATGCCCGCTGCACGCCCTTCTCCTGCCCCTGAGCATGCCCTGCTGCACTGGACAGCACTGGTCTGCATGATGCTGTTTGTGAGCGCCTTCTCCTTTAGCTTTGGACCAG TGACCTGGCTTGTCCTCAGCGAGGTTTACCCCGTGGAGATCCGAGGGCGAGCCTTTGCCTTCTGCAACAGCTTCAACTGGGCCGCCAACCTCTTCATCAGCCTCTCCTTCCTCGACCTCATTG GTGCCATTGGCTTGTCCTGGACCTTCCTGCTCTACGGGCTGACTGCTGTCTTCGGCCTGGGCTTCATCTATTTATTTGTCCCTGAAACAAAAGGCCAGTCGTTGACAGAGATAGACCAGCAATTCCAGAAGAGACG GTTCGCCCTGAGCTTTGGCCACAGGCAGAGCTCGGCTGGCATCCAGTACAGCCGAATTGAGGTCTCTGCGGCCTGCTGA
- the SLC2A10 gene encoding solute carrier family 2, facilitated glucose transporter member 10 isoform X1, producing the protein MRARVPRGPSSPRSPAQHGVAVGMKAADTECQIFENTIVLPAPRTLPGRPSLFLALCASVSLLGGLTFGYELAVISGALLPLQLDFGLSCSEQELLVGSLLLGALLASLVGGFLIDRYGRKQAILGSNLVLLAGSLSLSLASSLAWLVLGRSVAGFAISLSSMACCIYVSELVGPRQRGVLVSLYEAGITVGILLSYALNYALAGALWGWRHMFGWATAPALLQSLSLLLLPPGTVEAAAHRDLIPLQGGEATKLGLGRPRYSFLDLFRTRDNMRGRTMVGLGLVLCQQLTGQPNVLCYASTIFHSVGFRGASSAVLASVGLGAVKVAATLTAMGLVDRVGRRALLIAGCALMALSVSGIGLVSFAVPMDSGPSCLAVPNATRLSGFPGDSGLPSGLAPPLRPMTDQSPGQPVLSTSEKTKPHPGAGDPTALPLPALSIMPAARPSPAPEHALLHWTALVCMMLFVSAFSFSFGPVTWLVLSEVYPVEIRGRAFAFCNSFNWAANLFISLSFLDLIGAIGLSWTFLLYGLTAVFGLGFIYLFVPETKGQSLTEIDQQFQKRRFALSFGHRQSSAGIQYSRIEVSAAC; encoded by the exons ATGCGCGCCAGGGTCCCCAGAGGCCCCAGCTCGCCTCGGAGTCCTGCTCAGCATGG GGTTGCTGTAGGAATGAAGGCAGCTGACACAG AATGTCAGATCTTTGAAAACACCATTGTATTGCCAGCCCCAAGAACACTGCCTG GCCGACCCTCACTCTTCCTGGCACTGTGTGCCTCTGTGTCTTTGCTGGGCGGCCTGACCTTTGGCTATGAACTGGCAGTCATATCGGGTGCCCTACTGCCACTTCAGCTTGACTTTGGGCTAAGCTGCTCGGAACAGGAGCTCCTGGTGGGCAGTCTGCTCCTGGGGGCTCTCCTTGCCTCCCTGGTAGGGGGCTTCCTCATCGACCGCTATGGCAGGAAGCAAGCCATCCTCGGGAGCAACTTGGTGCTGTTGGCGGGCAGCCTGAGCCTGAGCCTGGCCAGCTCCCTGGCCTGGCTGGTCCTGGGCCGCTCAGTGGCTGGCTTTGCCATCTCCCTCTCCTCCATGGCCTGCTGTATCTACGTGTCAGAGCTGGTTGGGCCACGGCAGCGGGGAGTACTGGTGTCCCTCTACGAGGCAGGCATCACCGTGGGCATCCTGCTCTCCTATGCACTCAACTACGCGCTGGCCGGTGCCCTCTGGGGCTGGAGGCATATGTTCGGCTGGGCCACTGCGCCTGCTCTCCTGCAGTCCctcagcctcctcctcctcccccctggTACAGTTGAGGCTGCAGCCCACAGGGACCTCATCCCCCTCCAGGGAGGCGAGGCCACGAagctgggcctggggaggccAAGATACTCCTTCCTGGACCTCTTCAGGACCAGGGATAACATGAGAGGCCGGACcatggtggggctggggctggtgcTTTGCCAGCAGCTGACAGGGCAGCCCAACGTGCTGTGCTACGCCTCCACCATCTTCCATTCAGTCGGCTTCCGTGGGGCCTCCTCGGCTGTGCTGGCCTCCGTGGGGCTTGGCGCCGTGAAGGTGGCAGCCACCCTGACCGCCATGGGGCTGGTGGACCGAGTGGGCCGCAGGGCCCTGTTAATCGCTGGCTGTGCGCTCATGGCCCTGTCGGTCAGCGGCATAGGCCTTGTCAGCTTTGCTGTGCCCATGGACTCAGGCCCGAGTTGCCTGGCCGTGCCCAATGCCACTCGgctgtcaggcttccctggagaCTCTGGCCTGCCCAGTGGCTTGGCTCCGCCTCTGCGGCCAATGACCGACCAGAGCCCAGGGCAGCCAGTCTTGTCAACCTCTGAGAAAACCAAGCCTCATCCGGGAGCTGGGGACCCCACTGCCCTTCCTCTGCCAGCCTTAAGCATCATGCCCGCTGCACGCCCTTCTCCTGCCCCTGAGCATGCCCTGCTGCACTGGACAGCACTGGTCTGCATGATGCTGTTTGTGAGCGCCTTCTCCTTTAGCTTTGGACCAG TGACCTGGCTTGTCCTCAGCGAGGTTTACCCCGTGGAGATCCGAGGGCGAGCCTTTGCCTTCTGCAACAGCTTCAACTGGGCCGCCAACCTCTTCATCAGCCTCTCCTTCCTCGACCTCATTG GTGCCATTGGCTTGTCCTGGACCTTCCTGCTCTACGGGCTGACTGCTGTCTTCGGCCTGGGCTTCATCTATTTATTTGTCCCTGAAACAAAAGGCCAGTCGTTGACAGAGATAGACCAGCAATTCCAGAAGAGACG GTTCGCCCTGAGCTTTGGCCACAGGCAGAGCTCGGCTGGCATCCAGTACAGCCGAATTGAGGTCTCTGCGGCCTGCTGA
- the SLC2A10 gene encoding solute carrier family 2, facilitated glucose transporter member 10 isoform X3, whose product MGRPSLFLALCASVSLLGGLTFGYELAVISGALLPLQLDFGLSCSEQELLVGSLLLGALLASLVGGFLIDRYGRKQAILGSNLVLLAGSLSLSLASSLAWLVLGRSVAGFAISLSSMACCIYVSELVGPRQRGVLVSLYEAGITVGILLSYALNYALAGALWGWRHMFGWATAPALLQSLSLLLLPPGTVEAAAHRDLIPLQGGEATKLGLGRPRYSFLDLFRTRDNMRGRTMVGLGLVLCQQLTGQPNVLCYASTIFHSVGFRGASSAVLASVGLGAVKVAATLTAMGLVDRVGRRALLIAGCALMALSVSGIGLVSFAVPMDSGPSCLAVPNATRLSGFPGDSGLPSGLAPPLRPMTDQSPGQPVLSTSEKTKPHPGAGDPTALPLPALSIMPAARPSPAPEHALLHWTALVCMMLFVSAFSFSFGPVTWLVLSEVYPVEIRGRAFAFCNSFNWAANLFISLSFLDLIGAIGLSWTFLLYGLTAVFGLGFIYLFVPETKGQSLTEIDQQFQKRRFALSFGHRQSSAGIQYSRIEVSAAC is encoded by the exons ATGG GCCGACCCTCACTCTTCCTGGCACTGTGTGCCTCTGTGTCTTTGCTGGGCGGCCTGACCTTTGGCTATGAACTGGCAGTCATATCGGGTGCCCTACTGCCACTTCAGCTTGACTTTGGGCTAAGCTGCTCGGAACAGGAGCTCCTGGTGGGCAGTCTGCTCCTGGGGGCTCTCCTTGCCTCCCTGGTAGGGGGCTTCCTCATCGACCGCTATGGCAGGAAGCAAGCCATCCTCGGGAGCAACTTGGTGCTGTTGGCGGGCAGCCTGAGCCTGAGCCTGGCCAGCTCCCTGGCCTGGCTGGTCCTGGGCCGCTCAGTGGCTGGCTTTGCCATCTCCCTCTCCTCCATGGCCTGCTGTATCTACGTGTCAGAGCTGGTTGGGCCACGGCAGCGGGGAGTACTGGTGTCCCTCTACGAGGCAGGCATCACCGTGGGCATCCTGCTCTCCTATGCACTCAACTACGCGCTGGCCGGTGCCCTCTGGGGCTGGAGGCATATGTTCGGCTGGGCCACTGCGCCTGCTCTCCTGCAGTCCctcagcctcctcctcctcccccctggTACAGTTGAGGCTGCAGCCCACAGGGACCTCATCCCCCTCCAGGGAGGCGAGGCCACGAagctgggcctggggaggccAAGATACTCCTTCCTGGACCTCTTCAGGACCAGGGATAACATGAGAGGCCGGACcatggtggggctggggctggtgcTTTGCCAGCAGCTGACAGGGCAGCCCAACGTGCTGTGCTACGCCTCCACCATCTTCCATTCAGTCGGCTTCCGTGGGGCCTCCTCGGCTGTGCTGGCCTCCGTGGGGCTTGGCGCCGTGAAGGTGGCAGCCACCCTGACCGCCATGGGGCTGGTGGACCGAGTGGGCCGCAGGGCCCTGTTAATCGCTGGCTGTGCGCTCATGGCCCTGTCGGTCAGCGGCATAGGCCTTGTCAGCTTTGCTGTGCCCATGGACTCAGGCCCGAGTTGCCTGGCCGTGCCCAATGCCACTCGgctgtcaggcttccctggagaCTCTGGCCTGCCCAGTGGCTTGGCTCCGCCTCTGCGGCCAATGACCGACCAGAGCCCAGGGCAGCCAGTCTTGTCAACCTCTGAGAAAACCAAGCCTCATCCGGGAGCTGGGGACCCCACTGCCCTTCCTCTGCCAGCCTTAAGCATCATGCCCGCTGCACGCCCTTCTCCTGCCCCTGAGCATGCCCTGCTGCACTGGACAGCACTGGTCTGCATGATGCTGTTTGTGAGCGCCTTCTCCTTTAGCTTTGGACCAG TGACCTGGCTTGTCCTCAGCGAGGTTTACCCCGTGGAGATCCGAGGGCGAGCCTTTGCCTTCTGCAACAGCTTCAACTGGGCCGCCAACCTCTTCATCAGCCTCTCCTTCCTCGACCTCATTG GTGCCATTGGCTTGTCCTGGACCTTCCTGCTCTACGGGCTGACTGCTGTCTTCGGCCTGGGCTTCATCTATTTATTTGTCCCTGAAACAAAAGGCCAGTCGTTGACAGAGATAGACCAGCAATTCCAGAAGAGACG GTTCGCCCTGAGCTTTGGCCACAGGCAGAGCTCGGCTGGCATCCAGTACAGCCGAATTGAGGTCTCTGCGGCCTGCTGA
- the TP53RK gene encoding EKC/KEOPS complex subunit TP53RK, translating to MAEVGRVDSELNEGLAPAAEALVAARERSRRFLSGLELVKQGAEARVFRGRFQGRAAVVKYRFPKGYRHPALEARLGRRRTVQEARALLRCRRAGICAPVVFFVDHASNCLFMEEIEGSVTVRDYIESTMETEKSPQSLFGLAKAIGQVLARMHDEDVIHGDLTTSNMLLKPPLEQLNIVLIDFGLSFISALPEDKGVDLYVLEKAFLSTHPNTETVFEAFLKSYSAASRKARPVLKKLDEVRLRGRKRSMVG from the exons ATGGCGGAGGTAGGTCGTGTTGACAGTGAGCTGAACGAGGGGCTGGCGCCCGCGGCCGAAGCACTGGTAGCGGCCCGGGAGCGGAGCAGACGCTTCTTAAGCGGCCTAGAGCTGGTGAAGCAGGGCGCCGAGGCGCGCGTGTTCCGCGGCCGCTTCCAGGGCCGCGCGGCCGTGGTGAAGTACCGCTTCCCCAAGGGCTACCGACACCCGGCGCTGGAGGCGCGGCTCGGCCGGCGACGGACGGTGCAGGAGGCCCGGGCGCTGCTCCGCTGTCGCCGCGCAG GAATATGTGCCCCGGTTGTCTTTTTTGTGGACCATGCTTCCAACTGCTTATTCATGGAAGAAATCGAAGGCTCAGTGACTGTTCGAGATTATATCGAATCCACTATGGAGACTGAAAAATCTCCCCAAAGTCTCTTTGGCTTAGCCAAGGCAATCGGACAGGTTTTGGCTCGAATGCACGATGAAGACGTCATTCATGGTGATCTCACCACGTCCAACATGCTCCTGAAACCTCCCCTGGAACAGCTGAACATCGTGCTCATAGACTTTGGGCTGAGTTTCATTTCAGCCCTTCCGGAAGATAAGGGAGTTGACCTGTACGTGCTAGAGAAAGCCTTCCTTAGTACCCATCCCAACACCGAGACTGTGTTTGAAGCCTTTCTGAAGAGCTACTCCGCTGCCTCCAGAAAGGCCAGGCCAGTGCTTAAAAAATTAGATGAGGTGCGcctgagagggagaaagaggtcCATGGTGGGGTAG